One Benincasa hispida cultivar B227 chromosome 5, ASM972705v1, whole genome shotgun sequence genomic window carries:
- the LOC120078516 gene encoding polygalacturonase-like, protein MNLSVFGNAWSYNVVSFGAKGDGRTDSTQAFQRTWSNACASTKPVTIYVPRGRYYLQSGTFDGPCNNNAIFIRIDGTLVAPSDFRVIGNSAAWILFRHIDGVTISGGNLDGKGAALWACKNSSTSTTCPTGATTLEFSNSKNVVVSALTSLNSQMFHIVINGCQNVMMKGLKVLASGHSPNTDGIHVQLSSDVTILNSKIGTGDDCISIGPGTSNLWIENIVCGPGHGISIGSLAKDLQEPGVQNITVKNVVFSRTQNGVRIKAWGKPSNGFARNILFQHIVMDNVQNPIVIDQNYCPSHKGCPGKASGVKINDVTYQDIHGTSATEIAIKFDCSPTNPCVRIKLEDVRLTYMNQTAQATCNNVGGIVAGLVQPTSCF, encoded by the exons ATGAATTTGAGTGTTTTTGGTAATGCATGGTCTTACAATGTTGTTAGCTTTGGAGCCAAAGGTGATGGAAGAACCGACTCAACACAAGCATTCCAAAGGACATGGTCTAATGCTTGTGCCTCCACAAAACCAGTCACTATTTATGTCCCACGAGGTAGATATTACCTTCAAAGTGGAACTTTCGATGGACCCTGTAATAATAATGCAATCTTTATCCGCATTGATGGCACTTTGGTGGCTCCTTCCGATTTTCGAGTTATTGGAAACTCTGCAGCTTGGATCCTGTTTAGGCACATCGATGGAGTTACTATCTCAGGTGGTAATCTCGATGGGAAGGGAGCTGCCTTATGGGCTTGCAAGAATTCTTCTACTAGCACTACTTGCCCAACTGGTGCCACG ACTCTAGAATTCTCCAACTCCAAAAATGTAGTGGTCAGTGCATTGACATCACTCAATAGCCAAATGTTCCATATAGTCATCAATGGTTGCCAAAATGTCATGATGAAAGGCCTTAAGGTCTTGGCCTCCGGCCATAGTCCCAACACAGATGGAATTCATGTGCAATTGTCTTCTGATGTGACCATATTGAACTCCAAGATAGGCACCGGAGATGACTGCATTTCTATTGGTCCTGGCACTTCCAACTTATGGATTGAAAATATCGTCTGTGGACCTGGTCATGGAATAAG TATTGGGAGTCTAGCAAAGGATTTACAAGAACCTGGGGTCCAAAATATTACCGTGAAGAATGTTGTATTTTCACGGACTCAAAATGGGGTAAGAATCAAAGCGTGGGGCAAGCCCAGCAATGGATTTGCTAGGAACATTCTTTTCCAACATATTGTAATGGACAATGTCCAAAATCCAATTGTTATAGATCAAAATTATTGTCCAAGCCACAAAGGTTGTCCAGGAAAG GCTTCTGGGGTTAAAATTAACGACGTAACATACCAAGACATCCATGGAACATCAGCTACCGAAATTGCAATAAAGTTCGATTGTAGTCCAACAAATCCATGTGTCCGAATAAAGTTGGAAGATGTAAGGCTTACCTATATGAATCAGACAGCGCAAGCTACATGCAATAATGTAGGAGGGATTGTAGCAGGTCTTGTTCAACCCACTAGTTGCTTCTAA